One Paramisgurnus dabryanus chromosome 9, PD_genome_1.1, whole genome shotgun sequence genomic window, AATAATTGATGTGCttgtatattattatttttaaagccATTTAACTTTCAAGCCTATCTTTGTATTATttactaaataggatttagaaagaAATTAGTAAAAAGTAATTAATACTTTTTaagtaataaaaaaactttttggagAAGTACAGTAATGTAATTACATGATTGaagatgtaattagtaactagtaattaatttcttgagtaacttacccaacactgatGTCATCCTCTTTTCATTTttcttatattttatatttatttggaCATTTTGttctcaagtaaaagtacattttagtaCACCATTGAAGGGTATGGTGGAGGTACCTTAAAGGTGCGACAGCCTAGCAAATGTTGCAGGTTTTCCTAAAGGGGAAATTAAATGTCTGCCCTTAAAATTACATAAGCAACCCACTAACCTTCCTACTGAAATTTTTGCATGGAATATGGTCTTTACATATTTTTAAGCCAAGACTTTATGAACACAAATAATCCCAAACTGAAAAACAACACTGATATACAGAAATAGTCAGCAAAGATGTGAGTTTATTACATGGTGTATTAATATCTTCATGATGTTAAGGTCAGAGAACATGCAAAACATTAACATCAACGCAATGATTTAACCCCCAAAAACCTCTTGTGTAATCGTGTAATATCAAACCTTTTGCAAAATACTCTAAGACTTGCTGACAGTAAAACTAGGacatttcaaatgtatttattaatttatctaaATTCACAAAGCTACTACAAACATGATTGGCATGAGATAGATAAGGAGGTAATCTTGTTATCACAGATTTATCAGGAGATTTTAAGAAAGCACTGATAACTTCTCTTTTCAAATCGCAAGTATTTAAGCACTAAATTAACAAATTATAAATCACACTCTCTACAGCTGTATAAATgacatttacaaaaatatacatatattctCCTTCATATAAAGCCCAGCAcgttaaacaaaaaaacatcatGATTAGTCATTTAATAATTACAATAATTGATATCAAAACCAGTTTTCCatgtttttagatttttttaaaaacacaagaacaatgtacaaaataaaaaccGTGAAAAGACTTTTCTTTCTTATCTTTCCAATTAGTTTTACTTTCGCCAGCTACTCACTCAGATTATGATTTAATTGCATACAGTGACTCCATCTCATTGCTTAGTTACACAACAGAGCAAATGCTAGAAGCAGTGTACCTGTTAATCTTCCTAAACATGTATATTAGCTATTTTCCTGGGTATTTAATTACAATTGAATGCCGAGGCATTAACACATTTCCAgtttctaaataaaaaaaaatactgcttGGTCCACCCTGGATCAGTTTAAGAAATATTGTTGTCACCGCCGAATGCTGCCTGGCCTGGAACTGTGGATAGATATTACCACATATTAAGACATAtgaccatttcaaatacaaattacactgtaaaaaatgtgacCATTAGACAATGAGGCTTTCCCATGGCACTTAATCATGTAATCTGTTCAAGCAATTACCGCTCTATAATTGCTTGACAATGACAAAATCCTTAAATAGGCAAGAAACTAAATGACATAATAAaggtgtgacatcacattacataaggacacatttaaaataaatacccaGGATATGGTGGAGGTGGGGCATCATGTGGTCCAGTGATGGCTATGGCCTGTTCATAAGAAGGTAAACCATGAGGATCTATGTGGTCATCTGGGAGTGTATGTGGAATAGGATGTAGGGAGACCTCCTCTAGCCTCCGGATTATCACGGAGGCATTGCTTCTGGTGGATCGACGTCTGATGGAGCTACAATTTAGTGGCAAAATATGAAGCACATACAACCCAGTCCCTTTAAATTTTCACTGCTTGCTATTACAAATGGCAAACTGTATCTTTTTTGTAAGCATGCATAATGATCTTTTTCTTGTCCTTACCCTCTAAAGACATGATCTTTATTTCTCCCATGGCAGCAGTACCAGATAAGGAGACCAACTATAACAATAAAGACTCCAGCTGAGATGATGCCCACCAGCAATGCTGTTACATCAACTTTTGATTGTTGTTCCCCTTGATCTATAGGTGGAGTAAACGTGGAAATAAGTATAAAGTTATCAAATATGATACATAATATAAgttatacattattttatatgtatatgtatatgtatatgtatatatatatatatatatatatatatatatatatatatatatatatatatatatatatatatatatatatatatatatatatatgtatatgtatatgtatatatatatatgtatatatatgtatgtatatatatatatatgcatatatatgtatatatatatatatatatatatatatatatgtgtatgtgtatgtatgtatgtatgtatgtatgtatgtatgtatgtatgtatgtatgtatgtatgtatatgtatatatatatatatatatatgtatatacatatatatatatatatatatgtatatgtatatgtatatgtatatgtatatatatatatatatatatatatatatatatatatatatatatatatatatatatatatatatatatatatatatatatatatatatatatatatatatatatatatatatatatatatatatatatatatatatatatatatatatatatatatatatatgtatatatgtatatatatatgtatatatatatatgtatatatgtatatatatatgtatatatgtatatatatatatgtatatatatatatatatatatatatatgtatatatgtatatatatatatatatatatatgtatatatatatatatgtgtatatatatatatatatatatatatatatatatatatatatatatatatatatatgtatatatatatatatatatatatataagattaTTACATTATAGGGACTTATAAAGATGGCTTTATTCAGATATTATGCTACAACACTGAAAGGGTTTCTTTTCAAAAGCAGAAATATTTTACTGTAACTTACCCTGTGTATATGTCTTCCAAAATGTATTCtgtcaaataaaaaagcaaatttAAGGAAATCAAATAAATGCACAGAACTGAATGTAAAATAGCACATGCACGTACAGGGCCAAACTAAAGAAAAACAATTCTGGATTGAATTTGTATTATTAAGGGacaataatttaattttgatataacaACACACATTTAAGTTGGCACAACCTCCACATGTCTGTAAAAACTAAATGTTATCCCATGACATCCCAGCATGGTTTGGGAATGTACCATATAACATTTTGTGTGTAATGGAAGAAGGGATATAATTCctattttacatacattttaattCAAACTACAATTTTGCATTTGTTGGTTCATCCTAACACATGTTGATATCAGCATATGGTGTGTGTTAGTGGACACATTTTCAGTGTTTGCTCATATCTGCCCAAAACCAACCCATGGGCAAGTACATAATGTCTTTAATGCAGGAGTGGCTGTAGTAGCTTGTATAATTATTAATAAGATGTTTTATTAGTCAACGATACTCAATATGGGATTACTCAACTGTATCAATGATACTCAATAATAATTGGATTACTCAACTGTATCTGGGATATTTTCAAAGACTTCCCGAGCCTCCTCATAGTTGCAGATCTCTTCGTAACATTCCCTTTCCAGATTACCTGGAGTGAAGATCTCGAAATCGAAGCGGTTGAACAACAGGTGGCGTCCTAGAAATGTGTTGGCCTCCTGGTCcacaacaaacactaaaaaccaacaacaacaaaaaaaatcagaGGTGACTGACAATAAAATTATGtgggtgtgttcgacttcatgcggcgcagCGCAgacataaataataatacaaatatcgcgagagcgattaTAAACCACTCAGAGCTGTCTGTGgtactctcgcggtactttgatgtcataagcTGATCGGTCAGGCCAGCGCCGCATGAGAACGATCAAACATATAATCATACaatatttaaaagaataatTACAATATTATTCGCAGTTTtcaagtattattattattatattattgctTACTTCATACACCTAAAGCATATTCAACACACTGAACTACAATAAGACTATAAACTTATTATTAAACAATCGAGGTATCATAATAAATCCTATAAACCTAAATTTATCACATAAGATCACGGGATAAACCTAAAAATACACAATAAACTGATTTATCAAATATAACAACATTGTTTAATTGACATTACAACACCCTTCCAAGCATGTGCCTATCATATGACATTATAATGGTACGTTAATAGGAATGTGTACTTTGATCTTGTGTTTTAAAGCATTACCCACCTTTATTGTGATCAGCTTCTGATGGCAGGGTGTTTGATATACAAGCACAGTGTCCACATGAAGTGAAATACCACAGCAGGACAACAAACATGAGCATTTCTATTCAACTGTGGGAAAAAACAAACATGGCTTTTGAACAAAAC contains:
- the prrg4 gene encoding transmembrane gamma-carboxyglutamic acid protein 4, whose translation is MLMFVVLLWYFTSCGHCACISNTLPSEADHNKVFVVDQEANTFLGRHLLFNRFDFEIFTPGNLERECYEEICNYEEAREVFENIPDTNTFWKTYTQDQGEQQSKVDVTALLVGIISAGVFIVIVGLLIWYCCHGRNKDHVFRGSIRRRSTRSNASVIIRRLEEVSLHPIPHTLPDDHIDPHGLPSYEQAIAITGPHDAPPPPYPGSRPGSIRR